In Dyadobacter sp. CECT 9275, the following proteins share a genomic window:
- a CDS encoding metallophosphoesterase family protein: MTRIGLISDTHSYLDPRIFDHFSQCDEIWHAGDIGTVDILDKLEEFKPLKVVYGNIDNREVRQRSVENLHFETEGFRVWMTHIGGAPPKYNPQVMPRLRAETPDIFICGHSHILRVIRDKSLKDMLYINPGAAGKEGFHKMRTLLRFNLHEGVISQMEVIELGKRGLMQ; the protein is encoded by the coding sequence ATGACGAGAATAGGTTTAATTTCGGACACACACAGTTATCTGGATCCAAGGATATTCGACCATTTTTCCCAATGTGACGAAATATGGCACGCAGGAGATATTGGGACGGTAGATATCCTGGATAAACTGGAAGAATTTAAGCCGCTAAAAGTAGTTTACGGCAATATAGACAACAGGGAGGTACGGCAGCGTTCGGTTGAAAATCTGCATTTTGAAACAGAGGGATTCAGGGTCTGGATGACCCACATCGGTGGGGCTCCGCCCAAATACAATCCGCAGGTTATGCCCAGATTAAGAGCAGAAACTCCGGATATTTTCATATGCGGCCATTCTCATATTCTGAGGGTGATACGGGACAAGAGCCTGAAAGATATGTTATATATCAATCCCGGTGCTGCAGGAAAGGAAGGATTTCATAAGATGAGAACCCTGCTGCGTTTCAATCTGCACGAGGGGGTCATCAGCCAAATGGAGGTAATTGAACTGGGAAAGCGGGGATTGATGCAATAA
- a CDS encoding outer membrane beta-barrel family protein: protein MKKILLLLSCCLLVLSANAQTGGRFTLKGTMADTAGVGLPEATVMLLAPKDSSLVNFGRTGKDGSFEFKNLKRLPYILKVTYVGYVPFQHNVTPAEGDVTDLGKFGMKYLNQELYAVVIKAARAPLSIRGDTVEYDPRSFKVPPGATVEDLLRRLPGMQVEQDGTIKAQGETVKRVTVDGKRFFGDDTKAATKNLPAEAIAKVQVFNDKTEQSRITGVEDGKREKTVNLELKDSHKKGGFGKASVGAGSDNRLEGKINYNRFNEKNQFSVIGLGNNTNSGGMSWDDYQDFKGSQSFNWGDDGDFGFGGGRYISFGGDNDEESLTIQAGRGGQNKGFNKNWAGGANYNYDDKKTKFNTSYYYNQTNQTLDAIVNQRNFLSNLTYNTVDTNRRANFNGNHRGSLRFEKTIDSVNTLIVLSNMRIGNGTTDYTNDRRYFREENVLSNKTNVKNFSDFNSFAIGNTAIFRHKFKEKGKNFAASFAYNINNSNGIINQQSVNQFFNPMETEPDSVLNVNQRNDTKSLRNQIKSSLLYIEPLSKKFFLESFYNFSLKSDEVTREVNDRGEGIDVPNLSLTRYYNNKSTFNRIGTTLRYSHNGLNISAGVGAQQIHMDGKFAVTKDDDYSFVDRKYNNVVPNVSMSYDLKKNRYLYGGYRMSVNEPSISDLQPIVDNSNPLFIRVGNPNLKPSVSQSADIGYNMFNPGNFMQVYFGANYQYFRNQVIYNQIVDENLVTTTTPTNISGGNMFSFYSNYGFPIVKTKSNLTLNASYNLNNNLTNINNVLNKTQTNGYNFGLRTDFTPSDKFTIYANAYWNISDTKYSISEGQNQKIVNGNYSAELNYKLPKDIYFQSRFNYNTYTNDRVGFNQSMPILNVSFYKAVLKSKKGEIRLSAFDLFNKNRGISQYASQNFVSQEQVRTLARYFMLSFTYNMRGVTHSVRRKGYGF from the coding sequence TTGAAAAAAATCCTACTTCTGCTCAGTTGTTGTTTATTGGTACTGTCTGCAAACGCACAGACAGGCGGACGTTTTACGCTCAAAGGAACCATGGCGGATACTGCTGGAGTGGGTTTGCCCGAAGCTACTGTGATGCTTTTGGCGCCGAAGGATTCCTCCCTTGTCAATTTCGGAAGAACAGGAAAAGACGGGTCTTTTGAGTTTAAAAATCTGAAGCGCCTTCCGTATATTCTTAAGGTTACCTACGTGGGTTATGTACCTTTTCAGCACAATGTTACTCCTGCAGAGGGTGATGTAACAGACCTTGGCAAATTCGGAATGAAGTATCTCAACCAGGAATTATACGCGGTGGTGATCAAAGCGGCCCGTGCGCCGTTGAGCATCCGCGGAGATACTGTTGAGTATGACCCTCGTTCATTTAAGGTACCACCGGGGGCAACAGTTGAGGACCTTCTTCGAAGGCTTCCCGGAATGCAGGTAGAACAGGATGGTACCATTAAAGCGCAGGGGGAAACCGTAAAACGTGTAACGGTTGATGGTAAGCGTTTTTTTGGAGATGATACCAAAGCCGCTACCAAAAACCTGCCAGCAGAAGCCATTGCTAAGGTACAGGTGTTTAATGATAAGACGGAGCAGTCGCGGATTACGGGTGTGGAGGACGGAAAACGGGAAAAGACGGTAAACCTTGAATTAAAAGACAGCCACAAAAAAGGTGGTTTCGGAAAAGCTTCAGTAGGAGCGGGGTCGGACAACCGGCTGGAAGGGAAGATCAACTATAACAGGTTCAACGAAAAAAACCAGTTTTCGGTGATCGGACTGGGCAATAATACCAACTCCGGGGGGATGTCCTGGGACGACTATCAGGATTTTAAAGGAAGCCAGTCTTTTAACTGGGGCGATGACGGAGACTTCGGATTTGGAGGCGGACGGTATATATCTTTCGGTGGAGATAATGACGAGGAGAGTCTCACCATTCAGGCGGGACGGGGCGGTCAGAACAAAGGATTTAACAAGAACTGGGCTGGTGGAGCCAATTATAATTATGACGATAAGAAAACCAAGTTCAATACCAGCTACTACTATAACCAGACCAACCAGACTCTGGATGCGATTGTTAACCAGCGGAATTTTCTGAGTAATCTGACCTACAACACGGTGGATACCAACAGACGGGCCAATTTTAACGGCAATCACCGGGGAAGTCTCAGGTTTGAAAAAACAATCGATTCGGTCAATACCCTGATCGTTTTGAGTAATATGAGAATCGGGAATGGTACTACCGATTACACCAATGACCGGCGGTACTTCCGTGAAGAAAACGTATTATCCAATAAAACCAATGTAAAGAACTTTTCAGATTTTAACTCCTTTGCCATTGGCAATACCGCCATTTTCAGGCATAAATTTAAGGAAAAGGGGAAAAATTTTGCTGCCAGTTTCGCGTATAATATCAACAACTCAAACGGTATCATTAATCAGCAGTCGGTTAACCAGTTTTTTAATCCGATGGAGACGGAACCTGACAGTGTACTGAATGTCAACCAAAGGAACGATACCAAAAGTTTACGTAACCAGATCAAGTCCAGTTTGTTGTATATCGAGCCGTTGTCCAAGAAATTCTTCCTGGAATCATTTTATAATTTCAGCCTGAAATCCGATGAGGTAACCAGGGAGGTGAACGACAGGGGAGAGGGGATAGATGTTCCCAATCTCAGTCTGACGAGGTACTATAATAATAAGTCGACCTTTAACAGAATTGGTACCACACTGAGATATTCCCATAACGGACTTAATATTTCGGCGGGTGTAGGTGCTCAGCAAATTCACATGGATGGAAAGTTTGCGGTAACCAAGGATGATGATTACAGCTTCGTAGACCGAAAATATAACAATGTGGTACCCAATGTTTCGATGAGCTATGACCTGAAAAAGAACCGTTATCTGTATGGGGGATACCGCATGTCGGTGAATGAGCCGTCCATCTCTGATCTTCAGCCCATTGTAGATAACAGCAATCCCTTGTTTATCCGCGTAGGAAATCCCAATTTGAAACCTTCCGTCTCTCAGTCTGCCGATATTGGGTATAATATGTTCAATCCGGGTAATTTCATGCAGGTATATTTCGGCGCCAATTATCAGTACTTCAGGAATCAGGTCATTTATAACCAGATTGTGGATGAGAATTTGGTCACCACCACCACACCCACCAATATCAGCGGTGGTAATATGTTCAGCTTTTATTCGAACTATGGTTTTCCGATCGTTAAAACCAAAAGTAACCTGACGCTGAACGCCTCCTATAACCTTAACAATAACCTTACGAACATTAATAATGTCCTGAATAAAACGCAGACAAATGGCTACAACTTTGGTTTAAGGACAGACTTTACACCCAGCGACAAGTTTACCATCTATGCCAATGCCTACTGGAATATCAGTGATACCAAATATTCCATCAGTGAGGGACAGAATCAGAAGATTGTGAACGGTAATTACAGCGCAGAACTGAATTATAAGCTTCCAAAGGATATTTATTTTCAGAGCCGCTTCAATTACAACACCTATACCAATGACAGGGTGGGTTTCAATCAGAGTATGCCGATCCTGAATGTTTCGTTTTACAAGGCTGTCCTGAAAAGCAAGAAAGGAGAGATCCGTTTGTCGGCATTTGACCTTTTTAACAAAAACAGAGGTATTTCGCAGTATGCCTCACAGAATTTCGTTTCACAGGAACAGGTACGTACGCTGGCCAGGTATTTCATGCTTAGCTTTACCTACAACATGCGCGGTGTGACACATTCGGTGCGCCGGAAGGGATATGGTTTCTAA
- a CDS encoding M28 family peptidase produces MKQLLFIVFLLRISSLQAQPFQVSDLKTHISFLASDDLEGRGTGSLGEIRAANYIAALFKSYGLQPAGKDGSYFQTFESKISVETIPHTVTARNVIGFLDNGAEQTIVVGAHYDHLGKGFQGSSLSPDSKNQIHNGADDNASGTSGVLELAKYYAGNGVNEKHNFLFIAFSGEELGLIGSKYFTSMPTKPLSSLVAMINMDMIGRLDDAKGLVVSGWGTSPLWGKIVPPAAKKYNIAVTADSSGVGASDHTSFYLKDIPVLQFFSGGHGDYHKISDDADKINYEGVARVLGAVATVINSLDAEPGKPMFTQAGNAHKAATTSTFKVTLGVMPDYTFSGKGLRVDGVSQGRPAAVAGIQTGDIIIKLAGKDIGTIYDYMEVLGAHEKGEVVEAQYVRKGQKQTVTVRF; encoded by the coding sequence ATGAAGCAATTACTGTTTATCGTTTTTTTACTCAGAATAAGTAGTCTGCAGGCGCAGCCATTTCAGGTATCTGACCTAAAAACACACATTTCATTTCTGGCATCGGACGATCTGGAAGGGAGAGGTACCGGGAGCCTGGGGGAGATACGCGCTGCCAATTACATTGCCGCTTTATTTAAAAGTTACGGATTGCAGCCTGCGGGAAAGGATGGTTCTTATTTTCAGACTTTTGAAAGCAAAATTTCCGTCGAAACCATCCCGCATACTGTAACTGCCCGGAACGTGATCGGTTTTTTGGATAACGGCGCTGAGCAGACGATCGTGGTAGGAGCGCATTATGATCATTTGGGCAAAGGTTTTCAGGGAAGCTCGCTCTCGCCCGATAGTAAAAATCAGATTCATAACGGAGCCGATGACAATGCTTCCGGTACTTCAGGGGTGCTTGAGCTTGCGAAATACTATGCCGGGAATGGCGTGAATGAAAAGCATAATTTTCTTTTCATCGCTTTTTCGGGAGAAGAACTGGGCCTCATCGGTTCCAAATATTTTACCAGCATGCCCACCAAACCGCTGTCTTCCCTTGTTGCGATGATCAACATGGATATGATCGGCAGGCTGGACGACGCTAAGGGACTGGTTGTTTCGGGATGGGGAACAAGCCCTTTATGGGGGAAGATTGTTCCACCAGCTGCAAAAAAGTATAATATTGCCGTAACAGCGGATTCATCTGGGGTCGGGGCTTCGGATCATACCTCTTTTTATCTGAAAGATATCCCGGTACTCCAGTTTTTTTCAGGCGGGCATGGCGATTACCACAAAATATCGGATGATGCAGATAAAATAAATTATGAGGGCGTGGCCAGGGTACTGGGTGCCGTTGCGACGGTGATCAACAGCCTGGATGCCGAACCAGGCAAGCCAATGTTTACACAGGCTGGGAACGCGCATAAAGCCGCAACCACTTCAACGTTTAAAGTCACACTGGGTGTAATGCCGGATTATACCTTTAGTGGGAAAGGACTAAGAGTTGACGGTGTTTCACAGGGCAGGCCTGCCGCCGTTGCGGGCATACAGACAGGTGATATCATCATTAAACTTGCTGGCAAAGACATTGGTACCATCTACGATTATATGGAAGTATTGGGCGCGCACGAAAAAGGAGAGGTTGTGGAAGCACAGTATGTAAGGAAAGGCCAAAAACAAACCGTGACGGTCAGGTTTTAG
- a CDS encoding MerR family transcriptional regulator: protein MEAGKIYYDTNEVAAMVGCEPSALRFWEKKFPQLNPKRDSRNRRRYTERDIEIVRKIMHQKEHQGRTIKGAREQMRRKEESQLLVQRLLRVRKFLVDIKEAL from the coding sequence ATGGAAGCAGGAAAAATTTATTATGATACCAATGAAGTGGCTGCCATGGTAGGATGTGAGCCATCCGCACTGCGTTTCTGGGAAAAGAAATTTCCCCAGCTTAACCCCAAAAGAGACAGCCGGAACAGAAGGCGGTACACCGAAAGAGACATTGAGATCGTTCGTAAGATCATGCACCAGAAGGAACACCAGGGTAGGACCATCAAAGGGGCCAGGGAGCAAATGAGGCGTAAGGAAGAGTCTCAGCTCCTGGTGCAGCGATTGCTGCGGGTCCGGAAGTTTCTGGTGGATATCAAGGAGGCATTATAA
- a CDS encoding dienelactone hydrolase family protein yields the protein MDQRIINLFDEYTHKPLSREVFLRRLARITGSTTAALAVLPFLEVNYANAATVRENDDEILTEDITYQADGSEMKGYLAVPRTKRKKGGVIVIHENRGLNPHTRDVARRIAKAGFIALAPDALAPFGGTPADEDQARALFARIDPQKNIVNFQKGFDYLKSRKESNGKTGCVGFCWGGALSNQLAVHSPDLKVAVAYYGRQPEAADVPRIRARIQLHYGGLDERINAGIPAYEEALKKAGTQYEIFIYEGAQHAFLNDSSAARYNPEAAKLAWERTLKAFNETLS from the coding sequence ATGGATCAGCGTATTATAAATCTTTTTGACGAATATACCCATAAGCCTCTGAGCCGGGAGGTTTTCCTCAGACGACTCGCTAGGATCACAGGAAGTACAACTGCTGCACTTGCGGTGCTGCCGTTCCTGGAGGTGAACTACGCAAATGCAGCAACCGTCCGTGAGAACGACGACGAAATACTGACGGAAGATATCACCTATCAGGCTGATGGTTCCGAAATGAAGGGGTATCTGGCCGTCCCCAGAACAAAGCGCAAAAAAGGCGGGGTGATCGTAATTCATGAAAACCGTGGATTAAATCCACATACCAGGGATGTGGCCAGGCGTATTGCCAAAGCTGGTTTTATTGCACTTGCGCCTGACGCCCTGGCCCCTTTTGGAGGAACCCCCGCAGATGAAGATCAGGCCCGGGCGCTGTTTGCCAGGATAGACCCGCAAAAGAACATTGTCAATTTTCAGAAAGGCTTCGATTACCTGAAAAGCAGGAAGGAAAGTAACGGAAAAACAGGCTGCGTTGGGTTCTGCTGGGGTGGTGCGTTATCCAACCAGCTGGCGGTGCACTCGCCGGATCTTAAAGTAGCCGTAGCTTATTATGGCCGCCAGCCGGAAGCTGCCGATGTTCCAAGGATAAGGGCCAGAATTCAGCTGCATTATGGCGGGCTTGACGAGCGTATCAATGCCGGAATACCGGCTTACGAGGAAGCGTTAAAAAAGGCCGGCACCCAATATGAGATTTTTATATACGAAGGCGCTCAGCACGCTTTTCTGAACGACAGCTCTGCCGCCCGTTACAACCCAGAAGCCGCTAAACTCGCCTGGGAACGTACACTTAAAGCATTTAACGAGACACTTTCCTGA